The DNA sequence AAAAGGACTGATATCGAAATAGCCAATCTTTAAATTTTTCATTTTGCTGCATAGTATTTGCCACCTGTCATTTTGGTCACTATTTTCCCGATTGAGAAAAGCAGCTATTTTGCAATAACTGCTTTCCCACCAGGAATTATTTTATAAGCCGAATTGCTTTAATACATCCGCTAAGCTGGAACTTGCAGAAGATGGTGTCGCTTGGAAATAGATGTTTTCAACGCCATATTGCTCATTCATCTCTTTCAATTTCAGTGCATCTGCTTTGTTCAGATAAACTGATTTAGTGACCAAAATATCATCATCGCCTTTTTTGGCGATTCCGCCGATGTTCAAATCCTTGATCGGGACACCATGTTTGACCAGATTATAAATTCCGGTAACTGTTTTCGTGATCAAAATAGCGCTATACTCTTTGAATTTGAACTCATCCCAATAGAATTTGCACTTTTCTTCCGTCATGACAATTGTTTTTTGCCCGGTACGGCTGCCCGCACTCTTGTACAGATCTTTCATGAATTTATCTTTGGCAACAACATCATCAACTACAAAGATTGAATTGACGCCATCTCGTTGAGACAATGTCAACATAACTTGACCATGAATCAATCTCTCATCTACACGCGCTAAATTTACTACTCCCATTTTTCACACTTTCCTTTCTTAATGACCTTTTTACAGAAGACCTATGCCAGCCAGAACAATCAGAATCAGCGTCAACCCTACCAGCGCACGCGTTACTTTCAGACCTTTTTTGATGTAGTAGAAGTATACACCCAGAACAACAGCCAGCGGCAACATACCAGGCATGATCTTATCAAGCATTTCCTGAAGGACAAATGGTCGTCCGGAGATTGCAAATTCTAAGCTTGATGAAACTTTAACATAATTTCCGGCTAAAATCCCCATCATAAACATCCCTAGGATAGACAACATTTCGATAACAGTCTGAATCCCAGCGCTGTGCATCACACCCGTTGCATTTTTACCTGTCTTGAATGCGCTTCGTGCAAAGAATACACCCAACAATACTTGGTAAAGAGCAAAGGCGATGAATGGGAACAAGGCACCGATCGGGCTACCCATTTGTGCCCAAGGAACAGCAATAGCGATGAAAATGTACTGTACCGTTCCTGAGTCGATCGAATCACCGATCCCTGCCAAAGCTCCCATTAAACCTGCTTTCGTATTGTACATCAGGTCGTCAGTCATGGTAACTTCTTCACCGTTCACAACCTCATTGGCACGTTCTTGCTCCATCGAAGACATCAGCCCTGTGATGACGCCGCCACCCCAAGACAGTTGCGTATTGAAGAACAGCAATTGGCGTTTGTAGGCAGCTCTTAATTGATCTTCATCTTTGTACAGTTTGCGCAGAATCGGCATCATCGCATAAAGGAGCGAAGGAGCTAAGTAACGTTCGAATGAGTGAGGGATTTCGTTTGCAAAGTGCCAGCGTAAATAGGTTTTCGTAACATCTTTAGCAGTTATTTCTTCAGGTGCTAACATGTTTTTTTCTTTAGCATCTAGATTAGCGTTTATCATTTTTTCATCTTCCTTTCAATTTGCATACTTTTTAGAAATCGTCATCATCGTCATCATCAAACGCTGCACTGCCAGCGGAAGCAGGAGCTGCTTTTGCACCCTGTCCTTTAGCCAGTACGAAAATGGCTGCAATTAAAGCGCCGATGATCGCATACGTCACCATTGTGATTGACAAGGACGCCAACACGACACTCATCAAGTATGCTAACAGGAAGAAAACCATGTAGTCTTTACGGCCGATAACATAAATCGTTGTTGCAATACCGATAGCTGCTAGACCGCCACCGACAACTGTAAGAATATGGAACACAACTGTACCTTCAAGTGCGGTTATGACATCCGCAATAACGGGCGCTCCGTAGAACAAGGCAATGAACACTAACGGTACAAATAACAAGAAAGAAGCGATTGTCGGATAAAG is a window from the uncultured Trichococcus sp. genome containing:
- a CDS encoding PTS sugar transporter subunit IIB, with the translated sequence MGVVNLARVDERLIHGQVMLTLSQRDGVNSIFVVDDVVAKDKFMKDLYKSAGSRTGQKTIVMTEEKCKFYWDEFKFKEYSAILITKTVTGIYNLVKHGVPIKDLNIGGIAKKGDDDILVTKSVYLNKADALKLKEMNEQYGVENIYFQATPSSASSSLADVLKQFGL
- a CDS encoding PTS system mannose/fructose/sorbose family transporter subunit IID, which produces MINANLDAKEKNMLAPEEITAKDVTKTYLRWHFANEIPHSFERYLAPSLLYAMMPILRKLYKDEDQLRAAYKRQLLFFNTQLSWGGGVITGLMSSMEQERANEVVNGEEVTMTDDLMYNTKAGLMGALAGIGDSIDSGTVQYIFIAIAVPWAQMGSPIGALFPFIAFALYQVLLGVFFARSAFKTGKNATGVMHSAGIQTVIEMLSILGMFMMGILAGNYVKVSSSLEFAISGRPFVLQEMLDKIMPGMLPLAVVLGVYFYYIKKGLKVTRALVGLTLILIVLAGIGLL